A single window of Methanobacterium sp. Maddingley MBC34 DNA harbors:
- a CDS encoding HemK-related putative methylase (PFAM: Methyltransferase small domain~TIGRFAM: HemK family putative methylases; HemK-related putative methylase): protein MLEYKGIHYKTHPEVYEPAEDTFLLAENLQVERRHRVLEIGTGTGIVAITVSRKCRTVIATDINPQAIKCATHNIINNKTYNIELKEGDLFEPVEDEKFDLVLFNTPYLPTSDDEMVDDELETAWDGGKDGRKVIDRFLDELIDYLNPEGRVQLVQSSLSDIDKTLDKLEKMGLDASVTAREKHFFEEVVVITGNLKT, encoded by the coding sequence ATGTTAGAATACAAGGGAATTCATTACAAGACCCATCCTGAAGTTTATGAACCTGCTGAAGATACATTTCTACTTGCAGAAAATCTTCAGGTAGAAAGAAGGCACAGAGTGCTTGAAATAGGAACTGGGACCGGAATTGTGGCCATAACTGTTTCCAGGAAATGTAGGACGGTAATAGCAACTGATATCAACCCCCAGGCCATTAAATGTGCCACCCACAATATAATCAATAACAAGACCTACAATATAGAGTTAAAAGAAGGAGACTTATTTGAACCGGTTGAGGACGAGAAATTCGATTTGGTATTATTCAATACACCATACCTTCCCACTTCTGATGATGAAATGGTTGATGATGAACTTGAAACTGCCTGGGATGGGGGTAAAGATGGCAGGAAAGTTATAGACCGTTTTCTAGATGAATTAATTGATTACCTTAATCCTGAGGGAAGGGTTCAACTGGTACAGTCATCACTATCAGATATTGATAAAACACTTGATAAACTGGAAAAAATGGGTCTGGATGCATCGGTAACTGCCCGTGAAAAGCATTTCTTTGAGGAAGTGGTGGTTATAACTGGGAACTTAAAAACATAA
- a CDS encoding putative protein, gamma-carboxymuconolactone decarboxylase subunit like protein (PFAM: Carboxymuconolactone decarboxylase family~TIGRFAM: alkylhydroperoxidase AhpD family core domain), with translation MTKMGEKNPFQIFQDEFPELAGRFNDLVDAQRSLKGMDPKTKQLVNIAIQTANRNPIGVKMHAQMAKSQGASRDEILGAVVMNLHLSGLSTVLDCLPSALEGLESVEED, from the coding sequence ATGACAAAAATGGGTGAAAAAAATCCCTTTCAAATATTTCAGGATGAATTTCCAGAATTAGCAGGACGTTTCAATGATCTGGTGGATGCCCAGCGTTCCCTTAAGGGGATGGATCCCAAAACCAAGCAACTGGTGAATATAGCAATCCAGACCGCTAACCGTAACCCGATAGGCGTGAAAATGCATGCCCAAATGGCTAAAAGTCAGGGCGCTTCCCGGGATGAGATTTTAGGGGCCGTAGTAATGAATCTCCATCTTTCAGGACTGTCAACTGTACTGGATTGCCTCCCATCAGCACTGGAAGGTCTGGAATCTGTGGAAGAAGACTGA
- a CDS encoding dimethyladenosine transferase (PFAM: Ribosomal RNA adenine dimethylase~TIGRFAM: dimethyladenosine transferase; methyltransferase, FkbM family) — protein sequence MLAQETSQLLKKHQIRLDRRKGQNYLINNHILTKIVENANLNDSDVVLEIGAGIGTLTIPLARKSAKVVAFEQDKRIVRILKERLQELEISNVEVMEGDATKIDFPYFNKVVSNLPYQISSPITFKLLKYDFDYAILMYQLEFAQRMVAQPGESNYSRLSVMMNLCTRTELLFKVPRNAFLPPPRISSAVIKLVPQENPQVDEFFTNTCRALFQHKKKKSGKALLQSFHEISNLNLDRSTIRDLILKMDTELTEERVFNLKGEEIIMISRKLKDLMEIYHDKNG from the coding sequence ATGTTGGCTCAAGAAACCTCCCAACTGTTAAAAAAGCATCAAATAAGGTTAGATCGGAGGAAAGGTCAAAATTACCTCATCAACAACCATATTTTAACCAAGATTGTTGAAAACGCCAATCTCAATGATTCGGATGTTGTGCTGGAGATCGGAGCAGGTATTGGTACTTTAACCATTCCCCTGGCTAGAAAATCTGCTAAAGTAGTTGCTTTCGAGCAGGATAAGAGAATTGTCCGGATTCTCAAAGAAAGGCTTCAGGAACTGGAAATATCCAATGTTGAAGTTATGGAGGGTGATGCTACCAAAATTGATTTTCCTTATTTTAACAAAGTAGTATCAAACTTACCCTACCAGATATCATCACCCATCACATTCAAACTCCTTAAATACGACTTTGATTACGCTATTTTAATGTATCAACTGGAATTCGCCCAGAGAATGGTTGCCCAACCTGGTGAATCCAATTATTCCCGTTTGTCAGTGATGATGAACCTGTGCACCCGTACCGAACTTCTTTTTAAGGTTCCCCGGAATGCTTTCTTACCTCCACCCCGAATTTCCTCAGCAGTAATTAAGTTAGTACCCCAAGAGAACCCCCAGGTTGATGAATTTTTCACTAATACTTGCAGGGCATTATTCCAGCACAAAAAGAAGAAATCAGGGAAGGCATTATTACAATCTTTCCATGAAATATCAAATCTCAACCTGGACCGGAGTACCATCAGGGATCTGATCCTTAAAATGGACACTGAACTCACTGAGGAAAGGGTTTTTAACTTGAAAGGGGAAGAAATCATAATGATTTCCAGGAAACTTAAAGATTTAATGGAGATATACCATGACAAAAATGGGTGA
- a CDS encoding putative RNA-binding protein (PFAM: Protein of unknown function, DUF655) — protein MEDYAIILDYLPLGYVKEGSNSYKRKPVAQAIGTEEFTLLELTPKENVNLDIHEKVYIGAGKRDQIARVNRRLPFNKMTSTARIEVNYVIEEIIKEKEDKFIQFFNEAGPISTRLHQIELLPGIGKKHMWDIIEARKEAPFQDFADVKKRVPMLSDPVKLIAKRIHLELEAAEDRKGKKKYILFTRPPKRKI, from the coding sequence ATGGAGGATTATGCTATTATTTTGGATTATTTACCTCTGGGTTATGTTAAAGAAGGATCAAACTCCTATAAACGTAAACCTGTGGCTCAGGCAATTGGTACAGAAGAATTCACCCTGTTAGAGTTAACACCTAAGGAAAATGTAAACCTGGATATTCATGAAAAAGTTTACATTGGAGCAGGGAAAAGAGACCAAATAGCCAGGGTAAACCGTAGATTACCCTTTAACAAAATGACTTCAACTGCCAGAATAGAGGTAAATTACGTCATTGAAGAAATTATAAAAGAAAAAGAAGACAAATTTATCCAATTCTTCAATGAAGCAGGTCCCATATCCACCCGTCTGCACCAAATTGAACTTCTACCCGGTATTGGTAAAAAGCACATGTGGGATATAATAGAGGCCCGGAAGGAAGCCCCTTTCCAGGACTTTGCCGATGTGAAAAAACGAGTCCCCATGTTATCTGACCCTGTGAAACTAATTGCCAAAAGAATTCACCTGGAACTGGAAGCAGCCGAAGACAGGAAGGGTAAAAAGAAATACATCCTATTCACTCGCCCTCCCAAACGCAAAATTTAA
- a CDS encoding putative protein conserved in archaea (PFAM: RNA polymerase Rpb4): MIGKKVLETDPIPLVKVKPLLEEREVVHELSYEQNLALDHVTKFSKISAEDAEKLVGELEEIIKKTQAIKIADVMPEDMDDMRLIFAKERGSHKKEELENILEIVNKYREED, encoded by the coding sequence ATGATTGGGAAAAAAGTTCTTGAAACCGATCCAATACCCCTGGTTAAAGTCAAGCCACTCTTAGAAGAACGAGAAGTAGTTCATGAGTTAAGTTATGAACAGAATCTGGCCCTGGATCATGTCACCAAATTCTCTAAAATATCCGCAGAAGATGCAGAGAAGCTGGTAGGTGAACTGGAAGAGATTATCAAAAAGACCCAGGCCATTAAGATAGCAGATGTCATGCCAGAAGATATGGATGACATGCGATTGATTTTCGCCAAGGAAAGGGGATCCCATAAAAAGGAAGAACTCGAAAATATTCTGGAAATTGTGAATAAATACCGGGAAGAAGACTAA
- a CDS encoding ribosomal protein L21E (PFAM: Ribosomal protein L21e) produces MTQRSRGFRSKTRYKLKKTLRAGRSNPITKKIQTFQEDDLVHIIIDPSIHKGQPHPRFHGKTGKVAEKRGRAYIVAINDGNKAKKLIIRPEHLKIQE; encoded by the coding sequence ATGACTCAGAGATCAAGAGGTTTTAGAAGTAAAACAAGGTACAAACTTAAAAAGACTTTAAGAGCAGGGAGAAGCAATCCCATAACCAAAAAAATACAGACATTCCAGGAAGACGATCTGGTTCACATAATAATCGACCCCAGCATTCACAAAGGCCAACCCCACCCACGTTTCCATGGTAAAACCGGTAAAGTGGCTGAAAAAAGAGGCAGGGCATACATAGTAGCAATTAATGATGGGAATAAAGCTAAAAAACTGATTATTCGACCTGAACACCTGAAAATACAGGAGTGA
- a CDS encoding TIGR01213 family protein (PFAM: THUMP domain~TIGRFAM: TIGR01213 family protein): MKNIEEQAQKIIQISQANICNRCLGRNFYPQVQGNDNQERGAYLKNVLGIDDEQSGKSEDCYVCGDIFRDLETILEKIINTINNSHVEFTTFLVGCRLPDEILEKEKEIQEKTGFSGDFIKKEINRELGKELELRLEREVDFDNPNLVIMMDFTSNQVELQINPLFIEGRYRKLIRGIPQTRWPCRRCRGKGCEKCDYTGKMYLESVEELMAEKVLKATKGVESKFHGAGREDIDVRMLGRGRPFVLEIKEPKVRDLNLEELTSQINQHCQGKVEVLDLKMVNKDRRSGIKASSTETYKIYRALVELDQDTDEEKLNILNTLKVIQQRTPIRVSHRRADKIRTREVKEIQVKLLDSNHLEMVVNCEGGLYIKELISGDEDRTQPSVTSLLGITAKCVELDVLEVNI; this comes from the coding sequence ATGAAAAATATTGAAGAACAGGCCCAGAAAATAATCCAAATCAGCCAGGCAAACATTTGCAATCGTTGCCTGGGTAGGAATTTTTATCCACAAGTCCAGGGTAATGATAATCAGGAACGAGGAGCTTATCTGAAAAATGTTCTGGGCATTGATGATGAACAATCCGGAAAGAGTGAAGATTGTTATGTGTGTGGAGATATTTTTCGGGACCTGGAAACTATCCTGGAAAAAATAATCAACACCATCAATAATTCCCATGTTGAATTTACAACCTTCCTGGTCGGGTGTCGCCTGCCAGATGAAATCCTGGAGAAAGAGAAAGAAATACAGGAAAAAACTGGATTCAGTGGAGACTTCATAAAAAAAGAGATAAACCGAGAGTTAGGTAAAGAATTAGAACTTCGTCTGGAGAGAGAAGTGGATTTTGATAATCCCAATCTGGTGATTATGATGGACTTCACCAGCAACCAGGTGGAACTTCAGATAAATCCACTGTTCATTGAGGGCAGATACCGAAAACTTATAAGAGGTATTCCCCAGACCCGATGGCCCTGCCGAAGATGCAGAGGAAAGGGATGCGAAAAATGTGATTACACCGGGAAAATGTACCTTGAATCCGTTGAAGAACTAATGGCAGAAAAAGTTTTAAAGGCAACAAAAGGCGTTGAATCGAAATTTCACGGTGCAGGCAGGGAAGATATAGATGTGAGGATGCTGGGGAGAGGAAGACCATTTGTACTGGAGATAAAGGAGCCGAAGGTACGTGATTTGAACCTGGAAGAGTTAACATCCCAGATAAATCAGCACTGTCAGGGTAAAGTGGAGGTTCTTGACTTAAAAATGGTGAATAAAGATCGAAGAAGCGGTATTAAAGCATCTTCTACAGAGACCTATAAAATCTACCGTGCACTAGTAGAACTGGATCAGGACACTGATGAGGAAAAATTGAATATCCTGAATACCCTCAAAGTTATCCAACAACGTACTCCCATCCGGGTTTCCCACCGTAGAGCAGATAAGATCCGTACCAGAGAAGTGAAGGAGATTCAAGTTAAACTGCTGGATTCCAATCATCTTGAAATGGTTGTTAATTGTGAAGGTGGATTATATATAAAAGAACTTATATCCGGGGATGAAGATAGAACCCAGCCCAGTGTGACTTCCCTTCTGGGCATAACTGCCAAGTGTGTAGAGTTAGATGTTTTGGAAGTTAACATTTAA